In Citrus sinensis cultivar Valencia sweet orange chromosome 3, DVS_A1.0, whole genome shotgun sequence, the sequence TTGCTtatgaaatatattaaaacaagaaattgtTTTGAAGTAACAGACTTCGATGAGGAATCGAGTTTGGCTACATCTGGCCTATTAGGTAATGCCACGTCATGAGTAAGCATTCAACCAATGCGTAAAAGAAACTTTTGTGGCGTTTGTGTTTAAAGACTTCCACGAACTGGTTTTTAactcttaaattttagttCAAGTAATTACAAAACATAATACAATCCTTCAATTTTTAGTAGAAATATACGATGagcattaataaaaatgataatgtatcgcaaaacttttcaattttttttttcagaaattataaaaacaaattcatatcaaattaacttaattatggattttaaaattttcaattcaattcaaccATCTAATCCAAGTTTCTAGCATAAAGTTATTTCGTTGACGGGAAATGTTCGATAAACTTTTGATCCAGACATATCTTAATTGAACACATTGATCATATTCGTGGCAAGAGCAGAGTAATGTTGGAGCTTAATACTATATTGATTGAAGGAAAATGatacattatatttttaaaaaaaatatttttgaatgataattttcattgccaaaaaattacattacGTGCAAAATACGAGGCTTGAGCTTCAGAAGCACAAAAAATGTAATTGTGCACGATAAATAAACCTAGAGCATAGGCATTAGAAAAGAATTAGATCATAGAATTGCCAAAGAAATTGATATGCAAACTTACAGATATCTTCAGAGAATAATAAGTAGGCTTTGCCCTTCACTCGAGCTCTCTAAACCTTTTAGCTTGTGGTTCCTCATCATTCATTACAGCAGCCACTTCCCGTGGCCTCTACGGCAACATAGTCAGCAAGCCTTTGCTTTGATCCCACTGCTGTAGCATGGGATCCATTCAGATTATAAGCAAACGAGAGGGACAAATAAAGTAGCCAAAGACGCACAGGTATTAGTTCAAATAACAACTCAATTCCATCAGATTCTAACTGCACAATACCATCATAGTGCTTGTGGCGAGACACAAATAGAGTAGCCAAAGATAATTCGAATCCGCCCGTCCAAATTACTCCTAAACATCAAGgcataaaaagaaatggagaAGCTCCCATTATACCATCTGATCTCAAATGGCAGTTCAACTGAAGTGTCATGAACGAAGGTGTCCGACAGTTGGTGAATTTTACAAATAGCATATTCCACCACCTTGTTCTTCTCATACAAATCTGAAGGCCTTTCTATTGTTGTCCAAGGACCGTCATTCTGATAGCTGAACCACTCGGAATTTTATTTCCAGGAGCAACAAGGCTTAAATATTCTGGTCTTGGATTTGACCCTTTCTACAacagagttaaaaaaaaaaaaaaaaaatcagcataACAGTAAGGTCTGAATATTATGTTTAGAACAGCAGAAGGGCAGAGTGAGAGACTGACATCAGGGTAATCTTTTAGCATTGAAACCACCAAATCCTTGTTATTGAACAATTTGAAGCAGTGCACACAATTGATTTTTCTGAACTTGGACTAGCATAGTTTTAATGCACCTGATAATGTTTCAGCGAAGCACAGCCATTTATTCTAACTACCTTTACACCGGATGGAAGTTCCGGTAGACATTCAAGCCTCTTGCAGGTAGCAATTCACACTTCTTCTTGCTTAGGTTTAACTTGTCTAATGATAATAAGCTGAAATAGCACTCGGGATTAATTCTTCCCTTAGATTAAAGAACACAAACTTGATAAACAGCAGTGTTAGAGGCGTAGGATCTGAAATTCTTCTTGGCCTCAACATTTCAGGGAAGTGCAGATACCAAGATGTTGAAGATCTTTTCGCTTTGCATCCATGAAAAGATATTCTTTAAGATTCTTCAAGAGAAAAATGGACAACACTGGTTGTCTTACAGCGGTTCCACTGAGATCAAGCTCTTCCAAGCTTTCTATTTTCATCAAGTTCTTTGGCACATTTCCGAGATTGGAGAAGCCAAAGAGATACAGAGCTTTTAGAGATTTTAGACCATTTATAGTACTTGGAAATCTCGAAAGATTATTGCAgtcattcaaattcaacaaatcAAGTCCACTTAGAAGTTCAATTGACAATGGCAGTTCTTGAAGAGCAGTTCCATCTAACATGAGCGTCATTAGAGATGCCATACTTCCCACAATCTCCGGGAACTTTTTCAGCTTTGAGCAACAAGAAAGTACAAGTGTTTTTGGAGATTCCATGGTAATCTTGGTTGGAAGAGCTTTTAGAATTGTACATCCTTCAGGattcaataaaataagctTTTTCTAGACAAGATGGGTGAATTTCACACAACGTTGTACATCCGAAAGAAAGTTGAAATGAAGTTATTCGGCAACTGAGAAAGTTTGTAGAGATTATGGAGTTCTATTGATAATTCTTATTCAACAACACAAATTGATATGAAGGCAACTGCTTGTATACACATTCTTTAATCATGATTACATGTAATTAATTCAGAGTTGACTAGTATTAAGGCTTGCTAATTTTCAGCTCAATGCAGTGTACTTGTAACAAATTTTAAGTGATTAAGCTGAGCTGGCATCTCATTCTGCATTCTTCTTcagtttcattttcttctcttcttgtATTCTACACAGTGTGCTATCTTAATTGCCCCCCTCAAACTCAAGGGATGAAGATGAATGTTGAGTTTGGCTcctgttagagtgcaatttatgcactagttttgcattgtttacttcccttaatatcgatgttttgcacttaataataatgttttacttgtgttttacttttgtaggtgcaattctattgattggtgataaaattgagctaaaagatgatgtttaaggaggattgttctcttggagaaattatgagcctcagaagaactttgttgataaggcgtgggcgcgtgctgtcaactgcggacctgcagtttttagtttaacgtgttttgtatttttggttatttttgtaattacgaatttaatattcagatattagtattttattttaaatagaattctaaaagagaagagagagagagtatttaagggaggaatctattgtgaaaaggGAGGGGATTGGATTGGAGAAAAGGaggaaaccctagatctaatttttctcttctctctatgaagaactaaacctatttttctggttgaaggataatgaagctttgattcatcactactgtgagatctttcttgtgctttaattgttttattgctttttgagtatttgtttattctctgaattattttcatgattatgtttgttaattaggtaattggccactatttaattatcaacttaatctattgtcaattaaaggattcatcgtatgaagaatttaatgtttgtgacaaataacatagcagagagttgtgttgtgagaataaacaatctaatttaaatgaatcatcatatgtgttgattaggatttgggtctctctggtttttcaggctgtcaattgattaaatcctatgatcgtatctagggttgtctattgattagggaaataaccaacggtcgtaccttggttatcgactagttaaggagagattggctattagagggtctcagtagctataaccggtctattcatgagtaataataatctatatttgaatcaatgatcagtagtcgaatcaagctgagttaattccttcaaccagagctttctccaatttgaattacaactttaatttgcattcttgttatttcaattcgatttttattattgtcaacaattcccccattttacgttttatgtttcaaaaggatttaaataattaccgatctttgtggacacgaccctgctcaatcactatacacaatttatttagagtaggaatttatttttgttggcttcgacacccatcaGCTCCCAAGTAATTAAACTTCACAAATGCCAGAATCATTATGTATGCAATTTGTTCTTCACTTGGGACATAATGGATGTTTAGCTCACCTGCAAGTACCTTGTTTCTGATAAAGTGCATTATCAATTTCGATGTGCTTCGTTTTGGAATGGTAAACAGGGTTCCTTGCTAGTTGAGTGGCTTTTCTATTCAACATATTCCCAATCCTATAGACAAGGATTGAAGGCAAGTTATTTTGCACATGCTGAAGCCAAAGCTCCATACTCACTTTCTACACTTAATCTAGATATTATTGATTGTTTCTTAGATGACCAAGATATCAAATTGTTCCCCAAGTAAATACAATAAGCAACAACAAATTTCCTATCATCTAAGTCACATGCTCAATCTGCATCAGTGAAACCAGTGAGCTTCATGCTTCCTTTTCTAATGAACCTTAATCCATAATCTTGAGTAGCTTTTATATACCTTAGGACTCTTTTACATGCTATCAGATGTTGCAATGTAGGTGAAGATGCATATTGACTGAGCTTGTTTACAGCAAAAGTAATCTCAGATCTTCTGTATCAAGTATTGCTTCCctcttcattaaaaaaaaaaaaaaagtattgcTTCCCTCCAACTATACTCCTGTAGCTTGCTGGATCTTCAAGATAGTATCTAAGCTCTCCTTGAACAACCTTCTGCAGCTTTGTACTAGTACTCATAAGGGTGTCAATGCCTTTGCATTCAACCATTTCACCTGTAGACAACAAATCTCTGATGTATTTTCTTCGTGAAAAATATACACAATGTGCATCTTACAACATTTTAATTCcaaggaaataaaataatattccTAGTTCTTTTAAGGCAAATGCTTTGCTGAACTGAGTTATAAAGCTTGGACTTGTAATGAGTGTTTCTTCTGATAAGAAGAGAGGTATCCAAATTAGTATTAATAAAACCCCAATGCAATAAACAGCTTTTCAGCTTATCAAACTAAGCTCTAGGAACTTGTTTCAGTCCATATAGACATTTGTGCAATTTGCACACAAACTCAGGTTTCTCAGCATTAATAAAGCCTTTCGGCTGACACATGAATACCTCCTCAGTTAACTCTCCATTGAAAAAAGGCATTGTTAACATTAACTTGCCTTATTTTCCATTAGTTCATCCCTGCTAGGCTCAGCACCACTCTAATAATAGCTAATTTAACCACTGGACTGAATGTTTTAAAGTAATTCACCCCTGCCACTTGCTAAAATCCTTTAGCAATAAGCTTGGATTTATACTTAGCTACACTTCCATCTTTGTTATACTTGATCCTCCACACCCATTTATTGTCAGCAACGTGATGACCAGCTTGTCTTGGAACTAATGTCCATGTATTATTCTTAATCAAAGCATCATATTCTTCTTTCATAGCTTGCAATCGTCTGGAGTCATCTAATGCCTCTTGTACATTATTTGGTTCTTTGTGAATGAGAGCATCAGTTgttgtatcttttttttttttttttcattttgtttattcaatAACGAAAAAACTGATGTTGGAGCATCTACCAGGAAACTATATACGAAACAGAAATATAAGTACAGTAAtacaaagtaaattaaaataagattaataaaataataaaaatgtaaatattaatgatagataaaaaaataggATATGATAGTAATGCCTTAGTAAACAATATTATAGTATTTGGCAAGTCCAGCTATTTGAAGAGAACTTTAAAACCATATGCATCtcaaaaattactaaaaataaactCTATTATACACTAATTATTCCCTGCCATTTTCCTGAGCACTTTTGTATATTTTAGGAACGCATACTTAAACAATCTGATCAAGCATGAAAGCATTTTCGATTCATTGAAGGTAACAACTTTGGAGATGATATTTTGGTTTTGTGGTaatttaacatatataaaataaaaattgccaACTGAAATTGAAGGTGCATGCTTGCATTGAATTTATgtgtaggaaaaaaaaaagataatattactttgaattttaacaataataaaataacataattttatttttttattaacacatacttattaaaattcgAATCTAGAAGTtgggttttaaaaaaaattatgaaaagatTGGGAGTGGGCAATATTCCAACTTCGTAGAAAAGAATCAACAAGGCTCAACCAAAGTCAGAAAGCCCAAATTAAACAAGCGAGGTTAAATTCAACAAGGCCGCAAAGACGAACAAGATTCCAACATCAAGATGAAAGATTAAAAGGGTTGGGAAGGGCACTTGATGAAGCTTTAGCTCACAGTGAAGACAACATAAACAATATAATTGTTTACCGAAAATATTTTTGGTCAAATACCTTATATGATCGTTGATCCTTGCACATGAAAATAGATGATATGATCAGATTGCGGTAACTAAAATGGTAAGTTATTTTTCCTATGcggttaaaataaattattaattaaaaaaataatttagcattTCGTAAATTATGTCGTTGTGGttgttatgaatttaaaaagtaaagtaTATCCATTTGATAAATAGTGTTGTTTCAATGTATATAATAATCAAAGTAGATATAAGTTTCAATGTATATAACAATTAAAGTagatataagtttaaattgtcttttatttatatatcagGGTTTATTGAAAAGTATGATATAATTactattttgttaaaatatttagtttataataaaaactttaaaaggtTGACGGCTTTTCTAATAAACTACTTGTAAAATGCAACTCCTATCTAGCACCTACTTTCTAAAGTTGttatcaaaatagaaaaaattataaaacaagccgcttttaaaatatttaccaAGCACTAGTATTGTCAAAActgatgaaataatttttttataacatctCAGAGTTTGCAACGTGAATAACTCGAACTTAGAAGGCGCCGGTACtattaaagtaaaatctaTGCAAATTCAATAAGAATCTCAACAAGCGAAAATACATATCCGCTTCAAGTACCATTTACAATTTACAATAAGCTTAGATGGGCCACTCACTCAGCTAGAATAACCAAAGCTATATGCCAAACGAGGGAgggaaaagacaaaaaaaagagACAGAATATATTCAACCAGATTGCAATGAGCAGAGTATTAGTTTATTGTTGAATATATTCTCTATGTACGGCATCTTTTGCAGAAAAAGCAGAGTAATAAAACAAAGCAGAGTATTTACCTCGGTCCTTTATTTTCACCTCATGAGAaatcaaatctcaaaattcaaaGCTTCGATTTGATGGGGCAAGAATGCAATTTTGATTCATGGAAGGCACATTTTGATTATGTCCAACTTTTTGACCGAAGCCAGGCATTTTCTGGTAATTTAACAGGGAAATAAGTTGCAAGAACagatacaataaataaataaaaagaaagtaaatgaAATGCGATCtgcagagaaaataaaattgaaattaagatgCGCACTTACACTGTTACACATAGACtcagagaaaataatattcacTAGGTTGTGCCCCTCATTCGAGTTGTCTAAATCTTTTAGGTTGTGGTTCCTCATCATCATTACAGCAGCCACTTCCACTGGCTTCAGCCGCCCCAACATATTCTTCAAGACTTCGCTTTAGAAAGCTTCGCTCAGACGACGTCGTTGATCCTGCATCATCCCCGCAGCAACTTCCACTGGCTTCTGCCCTGTTTAAGTCATCATTAAGGCTACGCATAAAGGATGTTGAACGTAAACAATCGTGACCGAATTCGTTCAAATTCCAAACCGGATCTCTTGTTTGGTTTAACTTATCCCCTTGATGCACATAAATTGGATGGACACCACACCTCTTCAGCACCAATCCCGACGGGGAAGAAAATTCCATTTTACTAATATCTTCCGTATTAGAGTAGAGTAGACAAAGATGGTCTGACGTAGCCTGACCGAATTgctttctaaaataaattccAATACCACACGCGTTGGTATACCAGATACGCAGCTCATGTACGGGATATGGAAACGACTGTGTATAATAAGGAAGTGAATATTTAGGGACATGAAAAACACAGCACATAGCATATCCCACAAGCTTACTATTCTTATACATCTTTGGAGGCGTGCTTATTGTTATTGAAGAACCCTCATTATTCTGATACTCGAACCACTCTGGGATTTCACTTCCAGgaacaattatgtaaaaataactCATATAGTCCTGAAACCCCACAAAATAAAAGCCATACCAATGCATAATTTTTAGGCATAATTTTAGCAACAGGTGAGAGACAGTGTAAGAAACTAACATCATTGTACTTGTTCGACAGTGACATATTTTGCCACCCCACGGAAATAATGTTAGCACAGGTGAGAGTGAGAGACTGACCTCAgaatttttaatgtactcTTTCGGCAGAGAAAGCACCAAATCACAGTTGCCAGCCAATTTCAAGCAATCCACACAATGAAGGCTTAACGTCGGGAGTCGATGCtcgtttaattttaatacatcTGGTAATGTCTCCAACGAAACACAACCATTTAACAAAATCCAATCTATACTGGCTGGAAGTCGAGGTAGATTTTGAAGCATTTTGCATTCCTCTAATTTAATCACATCAAGATTAGAAAGACGGTAGATGCTTGCCGGTAGCGAAACAAAACTGTTTCTACTCAAATATAACTCTTTTAATGAGCATAAGTCGCCAATACTACTTGGGACTGCTCCTTCCCCTAGATTACAATCACTGATATCCAATTTCGTTAAACTACACAAACCTGACAGAGAAGACGGCAAGCTCAAAGCCATCGGATCTGAACTCCATCGCATCAAATTGATATGGAAGCGCAGAAACCATGATGTAGATGATGGTGATCCTTTGCACCCACGACAAGATAGTTCTTTAAGATTCTTCATAAGAAAAATCGACGATGGAGGTTGCCTTATAGCTGTACCACTTATATCAAGTTCTTCCAGACTTTCTACTTGCCCAAGCGTCTCAGGCACATTTTCAAGTTTGAAGCAGCCTGAGAGATTCAAAGTTTTGAGGGATTTCAAACCATTTATGCTGCTAGGAAGTCTCACAAGACTTCTGCAgtcattcaaatttaacaattCAAGTCTGGTCAAAAGTTCTATCGATGATGGCACTTCGGCAATAGAAGTTCCATCTAAAAAGAGCTCCTTCAAATCTCCCATACTACTCATTATCTCTGGAAACTTCACTAGTTTTGAGCAACTAGAGAGCTTTAGAGTTCTTAGACATTTTAAGCTGCTTACAGTAATTGGAAGAGTCTCGAGATTTCTGCAATCCTTCAAATTCAACAAGACAAGTTTGGATAGAAGCTCAATAGATAAAGGCAGTTTTTTTATATCAGTTTCATCCAAAAGAAGTTCCCGTAGACACTCCATACTTCCCACAACGCGTGGAAGTTTCCTCAATTTCAAGCAACCAGAAAGAACAAGTGTTTTAAGCGATTTCATAAATATCTCACCCGGAAGAGTTGTAAGACTTGTACAacctttcaaattcaacaagaTCAGCTTATTGTGACGTAGCAAAGACTGGTGAATTTCACGCAACCTTGTACATCCTTCAAGATCCAACACCTCTAAGTTTGGGACCTTTGTGAAGGCTGGTGTCTTAATCAGATTCTCCGAATGACTGAGTTTCATGACTCTCAACATGTTTAAAGGCTGCTGAAAACAAAAAGGAGCTAAAATGATATTTCTTAATTCATATActactataataataaaattgttatcaACAATTATTCactgaaaaatataaattagtgacaaaaaaaaaattgatcttaCTTTGAATCCTTTCCATAATTCTTCAATGCAGCTGTAacacattttaaattcaacaattttatcCAATTGCAGATTTGATGGCAAAGATTTCAAAGGATATCGATGCCAATCAAGTAATCGCAACCTGTTAGAGAGGTATTCTAGGCCTTTAGGAAGTTGCACATTACTGATTTTGAGCAATCTTAGGTTGGTCATCAGTGAAAATGCTTTAGCACTTAAATGCACATCATTTCCACGAAAGAAATAATCATCAACCATTATTCCTTCAACTACTTCACTTCCCTGAAAATATAAGCAAAGGataagcaaataaaacaataatttgaaaattcgtctaggtaaaagaaattaacaagCACAGCATGTTTTCCATTTAATAATTCACTTACCGTGTTTTCTATCAACACTTGGCGtacttcttctttcttccatAATCTGCTGCGGTTCCCAGGTTCTTCGGGTGATTGTCTCGTAACAATCAGTTGTCCCAATTCCTGTAACAAATCATGCATCCCCAATCTGTTGCCGCCATCAACCGTTAACAAAGATCTTTCAATAAGAACTTCTATTCCAATGACTGGGGAAAAACCACATCCCTCTAGAATTTTTGTTACATAATCTCTAGTCCTCCATTTAAAGAAACATGCAATatcaagaaatattttcttctctaatTCTCGTAGTCCGTCAAAACTTATTTGAAGTATACTCATAATCTTATTGGGAGGATCTATTTGTAGCCTTTCCAAGGTGCTTCTCCATTGATCCACGGATCTACCATTCAAAAAGGAACCCAAAACTTCGAGAGCTAATGGAAGACCACCGGCATACTGTAGAACACGTTCAGACAGTTGCACACATTCTTCCAGAGGCTTTTGGATTTTAAAAGCTTTCATGTTGAAAAGTTGAAGAGCATCATGGTAATTTAGTTCATTAGGCTTATATACTTCATCCATTCCATGTGTCTTTAACAGATGTTCATCTCGTGATGTTATGATGATCCTGCTGCCTGGACCAAACCACTCACGCTTTCCAGCTAAATACTCTAATTGCTTTATGTCAACCACATCGTCGATAACAAGAAGAACCTTTTTGTGTTGCAGCCTGCTTCCTAAAATGTTGATGCCATCATCTACATTCCATATTGTATTATCTTCAAGCTTTAACATTTGGAAAAGGAGTTGCCTTTGAAAAGAGATTACACTaccttctttttcaaatttttctctaatatCGGCAAGAAAACTACTCCCTTCAAATTCATGAGAGATCAAGTCATAAAGAACTCTTGCAAGAGTCGTCTTACCTAAACCTCCCATACCCCATATCCCTATCATACGAACATCATCATTAGGCCCTTCGTCCATAAGAGACCTCAGTTCTTCCAAGCGTGAATCTATTCCCACTAGCTTTTTAAGGGTCTCTGATTTTACAAGTATTTTACTTGATATCGCCTTGACAATATCCCAAATAAATTCCGACTCATTCCTGCAGttaaagaacaaagaaagatcAGTATGGTTAAATTACAGTAAGTCTGAATGCggtattaaataaatttagtaatagaaaaaacccaaaatatgCAATATTTGTTGGACAAAATTGAAGTAATGTAAGATGTTGTTACATATGGCTAATCTTTAGGTGTGTTTATGTAAATATCTACATCCATCTGTACCACTTTTGTTTGCAAATATTTGTATATGGAGCCATTATTTCAATTAGTACACATCATATCTACacatattgaataaaagtTGTTTAATTGAAAACAGTATGCTGATTAAAGctatttaaaatgatatacataataataagaatggtTACCTGTACTCTTTCAATTCCCAACCAGAAATATTAGCCACCTCTTCCAAAGCGTCTCTCCACTTTTTCACCCTTTCTAGACTCTCCCTAAAAACTTCTTCATGTTTAAAAAAAGCTTCTCGAAAACTTCCGGTTTGTTTCCTTACCACAGTGGGTTCAACATCGtagaaaattggaaaaacCATTTGTTGATGATCATTTTTGTTCTTGCATTGAACAATCTTAACAAGTTCATCCAAGCACCAAGTGGAGGAAGCATAGTTTTGAgagaaaacaataattgaaattctaGAAGTTTCAATTGCTTTAAGAAGT encodes:
- the LOC112496781 gene encoding disease resistance protein Roq1-like isoform X2, whose amino-acid sequence is MDEGPNDDVRMIGIWGMGGLGKTTLARVLYDLISHEFEGSSFLADIREKFEKEGSVISFQRQLLFQMLKLEDNTIWNVDDGINILGSRLQHKKVLLVIDDVVDIKQLEYLAGKREWFGPGSRIIITSRDEHLLKTHGMDEVYKPNELNYHDALQLFNMKAFKIQKPLEECVQLSERVLQYAGGLPLALEVLGSFLNGRSVDQWRSTLERLQIDPPNKIMSILQISFDGLRELEKKIFLDIACFFKWRTRDYVTKILEGCGFSPVIGIEVLIERSLLTVDGGNRLGMHDLLQELGQLIVTRQSPEEPGNRSRLWKKEEVRQVLIENTGSEVVEGIMVDDYFFRGNDVHLSAKAFSLMTNLRLLKISNVQLPKGLEYLSNRLRLLDWHRYPLKSLPSNLQLDKIVEFKMCYSCIEELWKGFKQPLNMLRVMKLSHSENLIKTPAFTKVPNLEVLDLEGCTRLREIHQSLLRHNKLILLNLKGCTSLTTLPGEIFMKSLKTLVLSGCLKLRKLPRVVGSMECLRELLLDETDIKKLPLSIELLSKLVLLNLKDCRNLETLPITVSSLKCLRTLKLSSCSKLVKFPEIMSSMGDLKELFLDGTSIAEVPSSIELLTRLELLNLNDCRSLVRLPSSINGLKSLKTLNLSGCFKLENVPETLGQVESLEELDISGTAIRQPPSSIFLMKNLKELSCRGCKGSPSSTSWFLRFHINLMRWSSDPMALSLPSSLSGLCSLTKLDISDCNLGEGAVPSSIGDLCSLKELYLSRNSFVSLPASIYRLSNLDVIKLEECKMLQNLPRLPASIDWILLNGCVSLETLPDVLKLNEHRLPTLSLHCVDCLKLAGNCDLVLSLPKEYIKNSEVSLSLSPVLTLFPWGGKICHCRTSTMMLVSYTVSHLLLKLCLKIMHWYGFYFVGFQDYMSYFYIIVPGSEIPEWFEYQNNEGSSITISTPPKMYKNSKLVGYAMCCVFHVPKYSLPYYTQSFPYPVHELRIWYTNACGIGIYFRKQFGQATSDHLCLLYSNTEDISKMEFSSPSGLVLKRCGVHPIYVHQGDKLNQTRDPVWNLNEFGHDCLRSTSFMRSLNDDLNRAEASGSCCGDDAGSTTSSERSFLKRSLEEYVGAAEASGSGCCNDDEEPQPKRFRQLE
- the LOC112496781 gene encoding TMV resistance protein N-like isoform X1, translating into MASSSIQNVPHWPYDAFLSFRGADTRKSFISHLYAALNGKGIYVFKDDKELERGASISPGLLKAIETSRISIIVFSQNYASSTWCLDELVKIVQCKNKNDHQQMVFPIFYDVEPTVVRKQTGSFREAFFKHEEVFRESLERVKKWRDALEEVANISGWELKEYRNESEFIWDIVKAISSKILVKSETLKKLVGIDSRLEELRSLMDEGPNDDVRMIGIWGMGGLGKTTLARVLYDLISHEFEGSSFLADIREKFEKEGSVISFQRQLLFQMLKLEDNTIWNVDDGINILGSRLQHKKVLLVIDDVVDIKQLEYLAGKREWFGPGSRIIITSRDEHLLKTHGMDEVYKPNELNYHDALQLFNMKAFKIQKPLEECVQLSERVLQYAGGLPLALEVLGSFLNGRSVDQWRSTLERLQIDPPNKIMSILQISFDGLRELEKKIFLDIACFFKWRTRDYVTKILEGCGFSPVIGIEVLIERSLLTVDGGNRLGMHDLLQELGQLIVTRQSPEEPGNRSRLWKKEEVRQVLIENTGSEVVEGIMVDDYFFRGNDVHLSAKAFSLMTNLRLLKISNVQLPKGLEYLSNRLRLLDWHRYPLKSLPSNLQLDKIVEFKMCYSCIEELWKGFKQPLNMLRVMKLSHSENLIKTPAFTKVPNLEVLDLEGCTRLREIHQSLLRHNKLILLNLKGCTSLTTLPGEIFMKSLKTLVLSGCLKLRKLPRVVGSMECLRELLLDETDIKKLPLSIELLSKLVLLNLKDCRNLETLPITVSSLKCLRTLKLSSCSKLVKFPEIMSSMGDLKELFLDGTSIAEVPSSIELLTRLELLNLNDCRSLVRLPSSINGLKSLKTLNLSGCFKLENVPETLGQVESLEELDISGTAIRQPPSSIFLMKNLKELSCRGCKGSPSSTSWFLRFHINLMRWSSDPMALSLPSSLSGLCSLTKLDISDCNLGEGAVPSSIGDLCSLKELYLSRNSFVSLPASIYRLSNLDVIKLEECKMLQNLPRLPASIDWILLNGCVSLETLPDVLKLNEHRLPTLSLHCVDCLKLAGNCDLVLSLPKEYIKNSEVSLSLSPVLTLFPWGGKICHCRTSTMMLVSYTVSHLLLKLCLKIMHWYGFYFVGFQDYMSYFYIIVPGSEIPEWFEYQNNEGSSITISTPPKMYKNSKLVGYAMCCVFHVPKYSLPYYTQSFPYPVHELRIWYTNACGIGIYFRKQFGQATSDHLCLLYSNTEDISKMEFSSPSGLVLKRCGVHPIYVHQGDKLNQTRDPVWNLNEFGHDCLRSTSFMRSLNDDLNRAEASGSCCGDDAGSTTSSERSFLKRSLEEYVGAAEASGSGCCNDDEEPQPKRFRQLE